From a single Brassica napus cultivar Da-Ae chromosome C9, Da-Ae, whole genome shotgun sequence genomic region:
- the LOC106349372 gene encoding 26S proteasome non-ATPase regulatory subunit 8 homolog A, with protein MDPQLTEVSQQLERFKAAFVRKDYNTCSDLLSRLKVLLTKFTSLPPLFENTPNAAQELAIARDIYEHAVVLSVKTEDQDAFERDFFQLKPYYVDARDRLPPSPQENLILGLNLLRLLVQNRIAEFHTELELLSSATLENPCIKHAVELEQSFMEGAYNRVLSARQTAPDATYVYFMDLLAKTIRDEIAGCSEKAYDYVSISDARQMLLFSSDQELLTYVNEEHPEWEVKDGFVVFQKAKETAPCKEIPSLQLINQTLSYARELERIV; from the exons TCGCAGCAGTTGGAGAGATTCAAGGCGGCGTTTGTGAGGAAAGATTACAATACCTGCAGTGACCTACTGTCTCGACTTAAG GTTCTTCTGACGAAATTCACAAGTCTTCCTCCCTTGTTTGAGAATACTCCAAATGCAGCTCAGGAGCTCGCTATTGCTA GGGACATTTATGAGCACGCTGTTGTTCTCAGTGTAAAAACTGAGGATCAAGATGCTTTTGAGAGAGATTTCTTCCAGCTCAAACCCTACTATGTCGATGCCAGGGATCGTCTTCCACCGTCTCCACAGGAGAATCTTATCCTGGGTCTCAACCTCCTCAGGCTGCTCGTGCAAAACAGAATTGCTGAATTCCACACCGAGCTCGAGTTGCTCTCCTCTGCTACACTTGAGAATCCTTGCATCAAGCATGCCGTTGAGCTTGAGCAGTCCTTCATGGAAGGTGCCTATAACCGTGTCCTCAGTGCTAGACAGACCGCACCTGATGCTACTTACGTCTATTTCATGGACCTTTTGGCAAAGACCATTAG AGACGAAATAGCTGGATGCAGCGAGAAAGCTTATGATTATGTCTCTATCAGCGATGCCCGGCAGATGTTGCTCTTCTCTTCTGATCAAGAACTCTTGACCTATGTCAATGAG GAGCACCCTGAGTGGGAAGTGAAGGACGGGTTTGTTGTGTTTCAGAAAGCCAAAGAAACCGCACCCTGCAAAGAGATTCCGTCTCTTCAGCTCATCAACCAGACTCTAAGCTATGCCAGAGAGCTGGAGCGTATCGTGTAA